Part of the Sinomonas atrocyanea genome is shown below.
ACCGGCAGCACTTCGAGTTCATGATCTTCAACCAGACGCTCACGCTCAATGTGCTCCTGCCGGCGCTCGTCCCGGCGGGCATCGTCTTCACCGTGCTGTTCACGTACCCGTGGATCGAGCGCTGGATCACCAAGGACGAGCGTGAGCACCACGTCCTGGACCGTCCGCGCAACGCCCCGACGCGCACCGCGATCGGCATGGCCGGATTCACGTTCTACTGCGTGATGTGGGCTGCAGCCAGCTCCGACCTCATCGCGACCCACTTCCACGTGGCGCTCAACGATGTGACCTACTGGCTCCGCGCGCTGTTCTTCGCAGGCCCGATCATCGCCTTCGTCATCACGAAGCGGATCGCCCTGGCGCTGCAGCGCAAGGACCGCGAGATTGCCCTCCATGGCCGGGAGACGGGCCGCATCGTCCGGCTCCCCCACGGCGAGTTCATCGAGGTCCACGCCCCGGTCGACGAGTACAAGCGCTATCGCCTGGTCGGCTTCGAGTCCCCGCAGGTCCTTCCGGCGCAGCCGAACGCGAAGGGCGTCGTGGACCGCACGGAGAAGCGCCGCGCGAAGCTCTCCCAGTGGTTCTTCGAGGACCGCATCGCTCCGGTCACCCCGGCCGAGCTCGAGGCGGCCCACGCCCACGGGCACCACGAGGCGATCGAGTCGCACGACGAGGCCAAGAGCATCACCCACTGACGCCGGCAGCCTCGCCGACAGAAGGACCCCGCACCTGCCGGTGCGGGGTCCTTCCCGTATGAGCACCTGCGAGCGGCGCCCAGGGGGTCCTCAGAGGGCCCCGAAGCGCTTGGGCGAGTAGCTGCGGGGCGTGCGGACTCCCGGGCGCTGGAGCGGCACCCAGAGCTTGTAGCGGTCGGCCCGGTAGTAGGACACCGAGTAGTCCACGATCGACTTCGACACGTACGCATGGCGCTGGATCTTGAGCAGGGGCGAGCCCATCTCCACGTTGAGCAGGCGGGCCGTGGACGGCGACGCCGCGGTGGCCTCGATCGTGTCCTCTCCCCATTCCATGACGAGGCCGTACTTCTCGTTGAGCACCTGGTAGAGGGAGTTCGGGGGCGGCCCCTCCGTGAACCCGGGCACCCGGCTGGCCACGATGTAGTTCTCGTCGACGCTCATCGGCTCCTTGTCGGCGAGCAGGAGGCGCCGGAAGCGGACCACAGGAGTCCCCTCGTCCACCTTGAGCTCCCGGGCCAGGTAGGCGGAGGCGCCGATCTGCTCGAAGCTGAGCACCTTGGCATCCGGGACCATTCCCCGGCGCTGCATCTCCTCCGAGTAGGAGGTGAGCTTCATCTGCAGGTCGAGCTTCGGGCGGCTGACGAAGGTCCCCAGCCCGACGACGCGGTCCAGGACGCCCTCGGCCACGAGGGCGTCGATCGCCTGGCGCACCGTCATCCGGGCCACGCCGAACCGGAGGGAGAGGTCCCGTTCGGACGGCAGGGGCGCGCCGGGGGCCAGCTTGACGGCGATGTGGGACCGGAGGATCTCCCGCAGCTGGATGTACATGGCGGTCTTCGACGAGCGATCGAGTTCGCCGTCGATGCCCTCGGCGTTGTGCACAGTCCTCCTCGTGAGCCGTGGCGCGTCCCGGCAGAGGCACGCGGCAGGTGTCGCTTCAATCCTGACACACCCCACACCGTCTGCGTGCCGCGATCCGCTGCCCGGGGGCACAGCAGATAGGCCGGTGGCCGGCACCCTTCACAAGGGTGCCGGCCACCGGCCTATGTGCTGTGAGCAGCTCAGTGGGCGTGGTCTCCGCGGCTGTACTCGAAGACCCAGCCGACGAGGGCCACGATGGCGATGCCCGCGCCGATGAACAGGATCCACCAGCCGACTGCGACGCCGAGGAAGCTGATCGCGGCGGAGGCGCCGAGGATGAGCGGCCACCAGCTCCAGGGGCTGAAGTGCCCCTGCTCGCCGGCACCCTCATGGATCTCGGCGTCCTCGCGGTCCTCCGGGCGGAGTCCGACCCGGCGCCCCGTCACCATGATGTACGAGCTGATCATGATGCCCAGCCCGAAGGCCAGCAGCAGCCCGATGACGCCGACCCATTCGGTCCACTGGGTCATGAATCCGTACACGATCGCGACCGGGAGGAAGAACAGCCCCACGATCCCGAAGATCATCGTCTCGATTTTCACTTGGCGGTGTCCTTACGGTCGGCGGCCGCGACGGCAGCCGTGGCCCCCGCGTGCTGGACGGCTCCAACGCTGGAGAGCTCCGGGTGGTGGAGGTCAAGCGCGGGACGCTCGGAACGGATGCGCGGCAGCGACGTGAAGTTGTGCCGCGGCGGCGGGCAGGAGGTGGCCCACTCGAGGGATCCGCCGAAGCCCCAGGGATCGTCCACGAGGACCTTCTTGCCGTGGCGGGCGGTGATGTACACGTTCCAGAAGAACGGGATCAGCGACGCGCCCAGCACGAACGAGAAGATCGTGGAGAACTGGTTCATCCAGGTGAAGTTGTCCTGGGGAAGGTAGTCGGCGTAGCGGCGCGGCATGCCCATGACGCCCAGCCAGTGCTGGATGAGGAAGGTGCCGTGGAAGCCGATGAGCAGCAGCCAGAAGTGGATCTTCCCGAGCCGCTCGTTGAGCATCTTGCCCGTGAACTTGGGCCACCAGAAGTAGAACCCTGCGAACATCGCGAAGACGACGGTGCCGAACACGACGTAGTGGAAGTGCGCCACCACGAAGTAGGTGTCCGAGACGTGGAAGTCCAGCGGCGGCGACGCCAGGATGATGCCCGTGAGGCCACCGAAGAGGAAGGTGATGAGGAAGCCGAGGCTCCAGAGCATCGGGGTCTCGAAGGTCAGCGAGCCCCGCCACATCGTGCCGATCCAGTTGAAGAACTTCACGCCGGTGGGGACCGCGATCAGCATGGTCATGAACGAGAAGAACGGGAGCAGCACAGCGCCGGTGACGTACATGTGGTGTGCCCACACGCTCACGGAGAGGGCCGCGATGGCGATGGTCGCGAAGACGAGGCCCTTGTAGCCGAAGATCGGCTTGCGGCTGAAGACGGGGAAGATCTCCGAGACGATGCCGAAGAA
Proteins encoded:
- a CDS encoding GntR family transcriptional regulator, with the protein product MYIQLREILRSHIAVKLAPGAPLPSERDLSLRFGVARMTVRQAIDALVAEGVLDRVVGLGTFVSRPKLDLQMKLTSYSEEMQRRGMVPDAKVLSFEQIGASAYLARELKVDEGTPVVRFRRLLLADKEPMSVDENYIVASRVPGFTEGPPPNSLYQVLNEKYGLVMEWGEDTIEATAASPSTARLLNVEMGSPLLKIQRHAYVSKSIVDYSVSYYRADRYKLWVPLQRPGVRTPRSYSPKRFGAL
- a CDS encoding cytochrome c oxidase subunit 4 gives rise to the protein MKIETMIFGIVGLFFLPVAIVYGFMTQWTEWVGVIGLLLAFGLGIMISSYIMVTGRRVGLRPEDREDAEIHEGAGEQGHFSPWSWWPLILGASAAISFLGVAVGWWILFIGAGIAIVALVGWVFEYSRGDHAH
- the ctaD gene encoding aa3-type cytochrome oxidase subunit I translates to MATYTQSPSAGAVSAPVVPTSKGRIVVNWITSTDHKTIGYMYLIASFVFFCLGGVMALLIRAELFEPGMQILQTKEQYNQLFTMHGTIMLLMFATPLFAGFTNVIMPLQIGAPDVAFPRLNALALWFFLFGSTIAVAGFITPQGAASFGWFAYAPLSNTTFTPGVGGDLWVFGLALSGFGTILGAVNFITTVICMRAPGMTMWRMPIFTWNVFITSILVLMAFPPLAAALFGLGADRRFGAHIFDPENGGAILWQHLFWFFGHPEVYIIALPFFGIVSEIFPVFSRKPIFGYKGLVFATIAIAALSVSVWAHHMYVTGAVLLPFFSFMTMLIAVPTGVKFFNWIGTMWRGSLTFETPMLWSLGFLITFLFGGLTGIILASPPLDFHVSDTYFVVAHFHYVVFGTVVFAMFAGFYFWWPKFTGKMLNERLGKIHFWLLLIGFHGTFLIQHWLGVMGMPRRYADYLPQDNFTWMNQFSTIFSFVLGASLIPFFWNVYITARHGKKVLVDDPWGFGGSLEWATSCPPPRHNFTSLPRIRSERPALDLHHPELSSVGAVQHAGATAAVAAADRKDTAK